The proteins below are encoded in one region of Pseudophryne corroboree isolate aPseCor3 chromosome 8, aPseCor3.hap2, whole genome shotgun sequence:
- the LOC134949720 gene encoding olfactory receptor 5V1-like, with translation MEKAGPAAELHNQTPVTEFILLGFANFPLWKPVIFGAFLTIFLLTITGNSLIILAVRLNLHLHTPMYFFLTNLSFLEMGYTSTTIPNILYGILRHSNVISFTGCIAQVYLFTVCATTECILLAAMACDRYVAICRPLHYKTIISSVVCAYLAAFAWLCGVLNSTINTYVTSHLHFCGPNAIDRMYCEVQPLIRLSCSSTRLSDVLATLSAAVFGVSCLLFILTSYVFILAAILRMPSGTSRQKTFSTCASHVTVVILYFGSLTFLYLLPDNRSSQTLNSAVSMIYSTVTPLFNPIIYSLRNQQVIDALKNVMDH, from the coding sequence ATGGAGAAAGCTGGCCCTGCAGCCGAATTACACAATCAGACGCCTGTAACTGAGTTTATCCTTCTGGGATTTGCAAACTTCCCCCTCTGGAAACCAGTCATTTTTGGTGCCTTTCTGACCATCTTTCTTTTGACTATAACGGGGAACAGTCTCATTATTTTGGCAGTGAGACTGAATCTTCATCTGCACACCCCTATGTATTTCTTCTTAACGAACCTTTCCTTCCTGGAGATGGGGTACACCTCCACTACAATACCTAATATTCTCTATGGGATATTAAGGCATAGCAATGTCATCTCATTCACCGGCTGCATCGCCCAAGTCTACCTATTTACAGTCTGCGCCACCACCGAATGCATCCTCCTGGCCGCCATGGCTTGTGACCGCTATGTGGCAATCTGTCGGCCACTCCACTACAAAACCATAATCAGTAGCGTGGTGTGTGCCTATCTGGCAGCCTTTGCCTGGTTGTGTGGTGTTCTAAACTCAACGATCAACACATAcgtcacctcacacctccatttctGCGGGCCTAATGCCATAGACCGTATGTATTGTGAGGTCCAGCCTCTGATACGTCTCTCCTGCTCCAGCACCCGCCTTAGTGACGTTCTTGCCACACTTTCAGCTGCCGTGTTCGGAGTCAGCTGCCTCCTCTTCATCCTCACATCCTACGTTTTCATCCTGGCGGCCATACTCAGAATGCCCAGTGGAACCAGCAGGCAGAAGACCTTCTCCACGTGTGCCTCTCACGTCACCGTTGTCATCCTCTACTTTGGATCTCTCACCTTCCTCTATCTTTTACCGGACAATAGATCTTCCCAGACACTGAATTCGGCAGTCTCCATGATCTATTCTACGGTGACTCCGTTGTTCAATCCCATCATCTACAGCCTGAGGAACCAGCAGGTGATAGACGCATTGAAGAACGTGATGGATCACTGA